The Pseudanabaena galeata CCNP1313 genome includes a region encoding these proteins:
- a CDS encoding EutN/CcmL family microcompartment protein, whose product MQIAKVCGTVVSTYKESNLSGTKFLLLQVIDLQGQLLPEYEVAADTVGAGVDEWVLFTRGSGARQVTNSENRPIDAAVIAIIDTVSLSDRTLYSKKYSERML is encoded by the coding sequence ATGCAAATCGCTAAAGTTTGCGGTACGGTCGTCAGTACCTACAAAGAGTCCAATTTGTCTGGAACTAAGTTTCTGCTTTTGCAAGTTATTGATTTGCAAGGGCAGTTGCTTCCAGAGTACGAAGTGGCTGCTGATACAGTCGGTGCTGGGGTAGACGAATGGGTGCTATTTACCCGTGGTAGTGGTGCTAGACAAGTGACAAATAGCGAAAACCGTCCGATTGATGCCGCAGTTATTGCGATCATCGACACCGTGAGTCTGAGCGATCGCACTCTCTACAGCAAAAAATACAGTGAGAGAATGCTATAG
- a CDS encoding carbon dioxide-concentrating mechanism protein CcmK: MAIAVGMIETLGFPAVVEAADAMVKAARVTLVGYEKIGSGRVTVIVRGDVSEVQASVAAGTESVKRVNGGQVLSTHIIARPHENLEYVLPIRYTEEVDQFRDNVNSIRPINRP; the protein is encoded by the coding sequence ATGGCGATCGCAGTTGGAATGATTGAAACCCTTGGTTTCCCTGCCGTTGTAGAAGCAGCAGATGCTATGGTCAAGGCAGCTCGCGTAACCTTAGTTGGCTACGAAAAGATCGGTAGTGGTCGTGTAACCGTTATCGTCCGTGGCGATGTATCCGAAGTACAAGCTTCAGTAGCAGCAGGTACTGAGTCCGTAAAGCGTGTAAACGGCGGACAAGTACTTTCCACACACATCATTGCGCGTCCTCACGAAAATCTTGAATACGTTCTACCTATTCGTTATACCGAAGAAGTCGATCAGTTCCGTGACAATGTGAACTCTATCCGTCCTATCAACCGTCCATAG
- a CDS encoding carbon dioxide-concentrating mechanism protein CcmK, with protein MAIGIGMIETRGFPAVVEAADAMVKAARVTLVGYEKIGSGRVTVIIRGDISEVKAAMAAGVEGANRVNGGEVVSTHTIARPHENLEYVLPIRYTREVEQFAF; from the coding sequence ATGGCGATCGGTATTGGAATGATCGAGACCAGAGGCTTCCCCGCAGTTGTAGAAGCTGCTGATGCTATGGTCAAGGCTGCTCGCGTCACCCTTGTGGGTTACGAGAAAATCGGTAGTGGACGGGTAACTGTCATCATCAGAGGTGATATCTCTGAGGTGAAAGCTGCCATGGCTGCTGGTGTTGAAGGTGCAAATCGGGTTAATGGGGGCGAAGTTGTTTCGACTCATACCATTGCTCGACCACACGAAAACCTAGAGTACGTTCTGCCTATTCGCTATACGCGAGAAGTAGAGCAATTTGCTTTTTAA
- a CDS encoding carbon dioxide-concentrating mechanism protein — protein sequence MSSSASQRIDLSGSALGMVSTISFPAIVGTADMMLKSATVRLVGYEKVGNGFCTAIIRGSITDVRMAVEAGAETAREFGQLVSTIVIPRPYPNLEAILPISSRLSQLTDGQYSRLSNQAIGLLETRGFPAMVGAADMMLKSADVNLAGYETIGAGLCTAIIRGNVADVAIAIEAGMYEAERIGEFHTLMIIPRPLDDLEETLPTSEYWIETPIPVSIPMISLQEQERELVQLPNLEIAEVETISIGDL from the coding sequence ATGTCTAGTAGTGCATCTCAAAGAATCGATCTCTCAGGAAGTGCTTTGGGAATGGTCTCAACTATTAGTTTCCCTGCGATCGTTGGAACTGCTGACATGATGCTCAAATCAGCAACGGTAAGACTGGTCGGTTATGAAAAAGTGGGCAATGGTTTTTGTACGGCGATTATCCGTGGTTCAATTACCGATGTTCGCATGGCTGTCGAAGCAGGAGCCGAAACTGCCAGAGAATTTGGGCAACTAGTCTCCACAATTGTGATTCCCCGTCCTTACCCCAATTTAGAAGCGATTCTGCCAATTAGTAGTCGCCTTAGTCAGTTAACAGATGGTCAATATAGCCGTCTGAGTAATCAAGCGATCGGTTTGCTGGAAACCAGAGGTTTTCCTGCGATGGTGGGAGCCGCCGATATGATGTTGAAATCAGCAGATGTAAATCTGGCAGGCTATGAAACTATTGGGGCAGGGTTATGCACAGCAATTATTCGTGGCAATGTCGCCGATGTGGCGATCGCGATCGAAGCAGGAATGTATGAAGCCGAACGTATTGGCGAGTTTCATACCCTGATGATTATTCCTCGTCCTCTTGACGATCTCGAAGAAACCTTGCCAACTTCAGAATATTGGATCGAAACACCAATACCTGTAAGCATCCCCATGATTTCCTTGCAAGAGCAAGAGCGAGAATTAGTACAATTACCTAACTTAGAGATTGCCGAAGTCGAAACTATTTCGATAGGCGATCTCTAA